A stretch of Eschrichtius robustus isolate mEscRob2 chromosome 6, mEscRob2.pri, whole genome shotgun sequence DNA encodes these proteins:
- the LOC137765913 gene encoding archaemetzincin-2-like, which translates to MQTVRHSEHTLKTALISKNPALVSQYEKLDAGEKCLMDEAFRPDSNLFGPITLHSQSDWITSHPEAPQDFAEFFNDPYRKTPSPQKHSIYIQCIGLLGNTGSISEEYVKWFKGYCEAFFYGLMVKLLEPVPVSATRCSFRINDNTQNLQIHARQILKFLKKKKPEDAFCVVGIIMIDLYPRDSWNFVSGQASLTDGVGIFSFARYGSDFYISHYEDKLKKLQKKSSRDYSVFDNYYVPEVTSVLLLQSCKTLTHEIGHIFGLQRCQWLACLMQGSNHLEDADQRPLDLCPICLCKLQSAIGFHLKDRYKGTRVPALAGMFSAIPFTQSNSKTMMVALLAGPPEESGPCPDYRLSLWGGLMTGVGRGETEGAAALLTHVPDHPRPQCGHSVSAHGPPPPLPPPPSSIESGAASLRSAG; encoded by the exons ATGCAAACAGTACGGCACTCTGAACACACACTAAAGACAGCTCTCATCTCAAAGAACCCAGCACTTGTGTCACAGTATGAGAAGTTAGATGCTGGGGAAAAGTGTCTGATGGATGAAGCCTTCCGGCCAGACAGTAATCTCTTTGGACCCATTACTTTGCATTCACAGTCAGACTGGATAACCTCCCATCCTGAGGCTCCCCAAGACTTTGCAGAGTTTTTCAATGATCCTTACAGAAAGACACCTTCTCCACAGAAGCACAGTATTTATATACAGTGCATTGGATTGCTAGGAAACACTGGAAGTATCAGTGAAGAATATGTGAAATGGTTCAAGGGCTACTGTGAAGCATTTTTCTATGGCTTGATGGTAAAACTCCTAGAACCAGTTCCTGTCTCTGCAACGAGGTGTTCCTTTAGAATCAATGATAACACACAGAACCTACAGATTCATGCAAGGCAGATCCTGAagttcttaaaaaagaagaaacctgAAGATGCTTTTTGTGTTGTGGGAATAATAATGATCGATCTTTACCCAAGAGACTCCTGGAATTTTGTCTCTGGACAGGCCTCTTTGACAGATGGTGTGGGGATATTCAGCTTTGCCAGGTACGGCAGTGATTTTTACATCTCACACTATGAAGACAAACtgaagaagctgcagaagaaatctTCACGTGACTACTCAGTTTTTGATAATTATTACGTTCCTGAAGTGACTAGTGTTTTGCTGCTTCAGTCCTGTAAGACTTTAACCCATGAGATTGGACATATCTTTGGACTTCAGCGCTGCCAGTGGCTCGCATGCCTGATGCAAGGCTCCAACCACTTGGAAGACGCTGACCAGCGTCCCCTCGACCTTTGCCCCATCTGTTTATGCAAATTGCAGAGTGCTATTGGCTTCCACCTTAAAGACAGATAcaaagggacacgggttccagccctg GCTGGAATGTTTTCTGCTATTCCATTCACCCAGAGTAATTCTAAAACAATGATGGTTGCCCTGCTGGCTGGGCCTCCAGAGGAGTCTGGACCATGCCCAGACTACAGGCTTTCCCTGTGGGGTGGTCTGAtgacgggggtggggaggggtgaaaCTGAAG GTGCAGCTGCACTGCTCACGCACGTTCCAGATCACCCCAGACCACAGTGCGGGCACAGCGTCTCTGCACACGGCccaccgccgccgctgccgccgccgccatctTCAATTGAGTCAGGTGCAGCGTCCCTGCGCTCGGCCGGCTGA